In the Terriglobus sp. RCC_193 genome, ATTCCGTCTTCTGCCCACACGTCTCCACGCGCGCCTTATCATTCGCGATGGCAAGTCTGCATTTTTAGGAAGTCAGAGTCTTCGCAAGCTGGAATTGGAGGCGCGACGTGAGATCGGTGTCACGTTTGAGAATGCCCCAGCCATCCACAGGATGATGCATGTATTTGAGCAGGATTGGGAGCGCTCGCAGCCCATGCAGGACGCTGTACAGCCAGCGCTTGAATTGCCGGTGCGCCGCGTGGCGAAGATTGTAGCGAAGCACATTCACATGAAGCCGATGGTGGAGGAAGTGCTGGAAAGAATGCTGGACCGCTCCGGCAACGATGTTCCATTTCAGCCGGATGAAGTGGTGCAGACCGTGCGCGATGCCTTTCGTGATGAGGTTCACGATGCGGTGTTACTTGCGCTCCGTGACATGGCGCAGCGGGCCGCACAAATACAAATAGAAGAGGAAACGAAAGTTCCTTGACTAAGCGTTCACGACGTACTTCCATAACGTCAGGGAAAGTCGTGCCAGAGAAAAGGCCTCTCCGCCTACGTGTGTTGTGTCGATCGTTTCGAACTGCTCTGTGGACAGGAGAAGCTTCCATTGTCCTTCGCGTTGCATGTGCGGCAGTGTGAACTGCACGCCTGCCTGGTGATCGTTGACAAGGCATAACAGAGTTTCGGCATTGCCCTTTTCGGGAAGCCCGGAAGTGCGGGACTCTCCGTTGATCAACATGCCAAAGGTTTCCGGAAAATCGAGATTCCAATCCTCGCGACGACTTTCGTTTCCGTCAGCGCCAATCCATGTCAGTTCGCGAATCCCTAGTTCGCTATCGAGTCCCTCATGCAGGTACCGACTACGGTGAAGCAGCGGGTTCACCCTTCGTAGGGCAAGCAAGCGTTGTGTAAACGCAAGCATTGGAGCGTTGGTCTCCGCGAGCTTCCAGTCCACCCAACTGATTTCGTTGTCCTGGCAGTAGGCGTTGTTATTGCCACGCTGTGTACGCGCAAATTCATCGCCAGCCAGCAGCATTGGGGTGCCTTGCGAAAGTAGCAGTGTTGCCATCATGTTACGTATCTGGCGCTGTCTCAATGCAATCACATCTGTGTTCTGCGTTGGACCTTCTTCGCCGCAGTTCCAGGAAAGGTTATGGTTGCTGCCGTCGCGGTTGTCCTCACCGTTCTCCAGATTGTGCTTGTCGTTATAGCTGACCAGATCGTTCAGAGTGAACCCGTCGTGCGCGGTGATGAAATTCACACTGGTCCATGGACGCCGGCCTAAATGGTCGAAGATTTCTGGTGATCCTGTAAGTGCTTTAGCGAAATCGCCTGCGCCTGTGCGCCCGGTCCAGAAGGCGCGTGTGCGATCGCGGAAAGTGTCATTCCATTCCATCCATCCCGGGGGAAACTCACCGACACGATATCCACCGGGGCCAATGTCCCACGGTTCGGCAATCAACTTCACACGGCTGAGAACAGGATCCTGCATGACGACTTTCAGGAAGCCCGCACCCTTGTCAAAACCGCCTGGATCTCGCGCCAGGATGGTGCTCAGGTCAAAGCGGAAACCATCGACATGGGTTTCTTCCACCCAGTAGCGAAGCGAGTCGCAGATCATCTGCAACACGCGCGGGTGGTTCACATTCACGGTGTTCCCCGTGCCTGTGTCATTCACATAATAGCGAGGATTTTCTGCGTGAAGGCGATAGTAATTCGCGTTATCTATACCTTTGAAAGAGAGTGTGGGGCCGCGTTCATTGCCTTCCGCGGTGTGGTTGTAGACCACATCCATAATTACTTCCATGCAGCGCTCGTGATACTGCGCGACCATCGACTTGAATTCCTGCAGTGCAAAGCGAGGGCGCGCCGCATACCGCGGATCGGGCGCAAAGAAGCCAATGGTGTTGTAGCCCCAGTAATTAGTCAGACGGATATCTTGTAAATGCGCCTCATTCATGAAGGTCTGAACAGGCAGTAGCTCAATCGAGGTCACACCCAGCGATTCAATGTAATCCGCAACGACTCTGTGGCCCAGACCTTCGTATGTCCCACGTATTTCCGGAGGCAATGATGGATGCAGTTTCGTGAAGCCACGCACATGCATCTCGTACAGGATCGTGTCTTCTATGGCGATACGACAGGAACGCTGTTTCAGTGGGGCATCGTGCCATGGAAACTGCGGATCCGTGACAAGGCACTTTGGTACAAAGGCTGCGCTGTCACGCGTATCAAATGTTGTGTCATCTCCGGTTTCCATGATGTAACCGAAGATTTCCGGCCCCCACTTCACCTCACCAAGATGTGCTGTAGCGTAAGGATCCAGCAATAGTTTGTTCGGATTGAAGCGATGTCCTTCACCGGGCGAGTAAGGTCCATACACGCGATAGCCATAAGCTGTTCCCGGCCCCACGTCGGGAACATACCCATGCCAGATGCCATCGGTATATTCCGGGAGACTGATGCGCTGCAATTCCTGTTGACCATTTTCATCGAACAGGCAAAGCTCCACGCGTGTCGCGTTTTCGCTGAATAGAGTGAAGTTCGTTCCACGTCCATCCCATGCTGCACCGCCCCGTGGCGAGGGCGAACCCTCTTGAATCCGATATGTCTTCTCTGCCAACGTCTGTCGCTTCCTTGTTCTGAACCGCCGTTCGCACAGCGTCCCTCCAGTGTATTGGTCTTCGCCTATCCTTGTGACAAAAGGCGAAACCGCCGGAATATCCCGGCGGTTCCTCGTTGGCGTACTGTACGGAACGACCGTTATCGATCTTTCATCGGAATGCCCGATGCAATGAGGCAGGGCAGGAGAATCATGGCAAGAAAAATCAGGACAATGAAAAAGGAATGCATAAGTGTTTTCCTTTCGGCGACCTCAATGTTTCGTGCTTGCAGGACGCTTATTGCGGCAGCGGATTTTGGTTGGCTTCCAGCCGAAATGTACGGGGAGCGTTCCCGGGAAGAACTACCTCACTGCGTTGGTGCAATAAAACTTACGCCATAAGGCTCTGATGTGCGGAGGACCTCTTCTATTACAGGTGGCATCGATAGACGAGAAAGCTCTTCCAGATACTCATCCAGTCCACCGGGAATGACGGTTGCCTGTATGCATCCCACGGAAGCGCCACGGTTGCGGAAGGTATGTGGATTATTGCGGAGTGTGTAGGCTGTTTCGCCCTTACCTATCGGATGCCAGATACCTCTGTTGAGGATTTCAAATTCGCCGTCAATGACGGTGAAGAATTCATCTTCCCTGGAATGAATGTGCGGTGGCGGACCGCCACCAGGGTCTGAATACTGACGAATGACGCAGAAGGTTCCATTCGTTTCTTTGCTGCTCACAATTACTTCGACCAGTTCGCCGAAGACATAGAACTGCTTCTTTACTGTAGACATGGTTTATTGATTCGCTTTCGATGCAGAGAAATACACACGGTATGGCCTGCGGTTCATACGCGTTTGCTTTTCTTTGCCGCTTTGTTTGCTGCAGGCTTCGCTGAGAGCCGGCTCTCGCGTGCCAAAACTTCTTGATCGCGGTAAAGCTGCGCCAGCAGGGTGCGCATGGCCCATTCTGTAGCGCGTGCTGGCTCGCCTTCTTGCAGATGTGCACGGTCTCGCATCGTTTCCCATGCCCGGCCGCCGAAAAGGGCCTGAAAAATGCCCAGGACAACGCGCTTTCCGGATGCGTCCAGATGTGCAGTCGCAGGCGCAAGAGCACGTTGCATTGCAGCCCGGCGACGTTCGTTGTCTCGTCGGCGCATTTCCTGTCCAGCGTTCGAACGCAAAAGCCCACGGATGAGCGGTGCGTTCGCGTCCATACGCGTATAAACCGGTTCCACAGCGGCGAGCAGTTCGGCTTCCGTGTCAGGATA is a window encoding:
- the glgX gene encoding glycogen debranching protein GlgX, translating into MAEKTYRIQEGSPSPRGGAAWDGRGTNFTLFSENATRVELCLFDENGQQELQRISLPEYTDGIWHGYVPDVGPGTAYGYRVYGPYSPGEGHRFNPNKLLLDPYATAHLGEVKWGPEIFGYIMETGDDTTFDTRDSAAFVPKCLVTDPQFPWHDAPLKQRSCRIAIEDTILYEMHVRGFTKLHPSLPPEIRGTYEGLGHRVVADYIESLGVTSIELLPVQTFMNEAHLQDIRLTNYWGYNTIGFFAPDPRYAARPRFALQEFKSMVAQYHERCMEVIMDVVYNHTAEGNERGPTLSFKGIDNANYYRLHAENPRYYVNDTGTGNTVNVNHPRVLQMICDSLRYWVEETHVDGFRFDLSTILARDPGGFDKGAGFLKVVMQDPVLSRVKLIAEPWDIGPGGYRVGEFPPGWMEWNDTFRDRTRAFWTGRTGAGDFAKALTGSPEIFDHLGRRPWTSVNFITAHDGFTLNDLVSYNDKHNLENGEDNRDGSNHNLSWNCGEEGPTQNTDVIALRQRQIRNMMATLLLSQGTPMLLAGDEFARTQRGNNNAYCQDNEISWVDWKLAETNAPMLAFTQRLLALRRVNPLLHRSRYLHEGLDSELGIRELTWIGADGNESRREDWNLDFPETFGMLINGESRTSGLPEKGNAETLLCLVNDHQAGVQFTLPHMQREGQWKLLLSTEQFETIDTTHVGGEAFSLARLSLTLWKYVVNA
- a CDS encoding cupin domain-containing protein, which translates into the protein MSTVKKQFYVFGELVEVIVSSKETNGTFCVIRQYSDPGGGPPPHIHSREDEFFTVIDGEFEILNRGIWHPIGKGETAYTLRNNPHTFRNRGASVGCIQATVIPGGLDEYLEELSRLSMPPVIEEVLRTSEPYGVSFIAPTQ
- a CDS encoding TetR family transcriptional regulator, with protein sequence MNTETRSYSSPLRQQQAEETRHRIVEAALALISEKPQNAFSHEEIATRAGIALRTVYRHFPSRTELLDAVWQTSDSRLELIHYPDTEAELLAAVEPVYTRMDANAPLIRGLLRSNAGQEMRRRDNERRRAAMQRALAPATAHLDASGKRVVLGIFQALFGGRAWETMRDRAHLQEGEPARATEWAMRTLLAQLYRDQEVLARESRLSAKPAANKAAKKSKRV